In Phacochoerus africanus isolate WHEZ1 chromosome 14, ROS_Pafr_v1, whole genome shotgun sequence, one genomic interval encodes:
- the MMD gene encoding monocyte to macrophage differentiation factor isoform X2, with product MRFQNRFQRFMNHRAPANGRYKPTCYEHAANCYTHAFLIVPAIVGSALLHRLSDDCWEKITAWIYGMGLCALFIVSTVFHIVSWKKSHLRLNLRELGPLASHMRWFIWLMAAGGTIYVFLYHEKYKVVELFFYLTMGFSPALVVTSMNNTDGLHELACGGLIYCLGVVFFKSDGIIPFAHAIWHLFVATAAAVHYYAIWKYLYRSPTDFMRHL from the exons ATGCGGTTCCAGAATCGTTTCCAGCG GTTCATGAACCACCGGGCCCCAGCCAATGGCCGCTACAAACCAACTTGCTATGAACATGCTGCTAACTGTTACACACATGCA tTCCTCATTGTTCCGGCCATCGTGGGCAGTGCCCTCCTCCACCGGCTGTCTGACGACTGCTGGGAAAAGATAACAGCATGGATTTATGGAATGGGCCTCTGTGCCCTCTTCATCGTTTCCACAGTATTTCACATTGTATCATGGAAAAAGAGCCACTTAAG gtTAAATCTCCGTGAACTTGGACCCCTGGCATCTCATATGCGTTGGTTTATCTGGCTCATGGCAGCTGGAGGAACCATTTATGTATTTCTCTACCATgaaaa GTATAAGGTGGTTGAGCTCTTTTTCTACCTTACAATGGGGTTTTCTCCAGCCTTGGTGGTGACATCAATG AATAACACTGACGGACTCCACGAACTTGCCTGTGGGGGCTTAATTTATTGCCTGGGAGTTGTATTCTTCAAGAGCGATGGCATCATTCCATTTGCCCATGCCATCTGGCACCTGTTTGTGGCCACGGCAGCTGCAGTGCATTACTATGCCATTTGGAAATATCTTTACCGAAGCCCTACAGACTTTATGCGACATTTATGA
- the MMD gene encoding monocyte to macrophage differentiation factor isoform X1: MRFQNRFQRFMNHRAPANGRYKPTCYEHAANCYTHAFLIVPAIVGSALLHRLSDDCWEKITAWIYGMGLCALFIVSTVFHIVSWKKSHLRTVEHCFHMCDRMVIYFFIAASYAPWLNLRELGPLASHMRWFIWLMAAGGTIYVFLYHEKYKVVELFFYLTMGFSPALVVTSMNNTDGLHELACGGLIYCLGVVFFKSDGIIPFAHAIWHLFVATAAAVHYYAIWKYLYRSPTDFMRHL, from the exons ATGCGGTTCCAGAATCGTTTCCAGCG GTTCATGAACCACCGGGCCCCAGCCAATGGCCGCTACAAACCAACTTGCTATGAACATGCTGCTAACTGTTACACACATGCA tTCCTCATTGTTCCGGCCATCGTGGGCAGTGCCCTCCTCCACCGGCTGTCTGACGACTGCTGGGAAAAGATAACAGCATGGATTTATGGAATGGGCCTCTGTGCCCTCTTCATCGTTTCCACAGTATTTCACATTGTATCATGGAAAAAGAGCCACTTAAG gaCAGTGGAGCATTGTTTTCACATGTGTGATAGAATGGTTATCTATTTCTTCATTGCCGCGTCTTATGCTCCCTG gtTAAATCTCCGTGAACTTGGACCCCTGGCATCTCATATGCGTTGGTTTATCTGGCTCATGGCAGCTGGAGGAACCATTTATGTATTTCTCTACCATgaaaa GTATAAGGTGGTTGAGCTCTTTTTCTACCTTACAATGGGGTTTTCTCCAGCCTTGGTGGTGACATCAATG AATAACACTGACGGACTCCACGAACTTGCCTGTGGGGGCTTAATTTATTGCCTGGGAGTTGTATTCTTCAAGAGCGATGGCATCATTCCATTTGCCCATGCCATCTGGCACCTGTTTGTGGCCACGGCAGCTGCAGTGCATTACTATGCCATTTGGAAATATCTTTACCGAAGCCCTACAGACTTTATGCGACATTTATGA